Below is a window of Paramisgurnus dabryanus chromosome 20, PD_genome_1.1, whole genome shotgun sequence DNA.
aattgcgctgggtgcaagatagggccctgaGTGTTAACGCATTATATGACAATTGTCAATGACACAACATTGTGTAGGCTACAAAAACTATATGATTCTGTAGctctccgccattttgaaaaggtCAAAGGTTATCTTATCTCAGCAACTCGTGCAACAAAATATTCTACAAGTTGCCCAGTGGAAAATACCACATGAGGGGGCGTTCATGTGCATTTTCCAAGTCGGCTTTTGGTATATTTACCATTATTACCATAGCATGTGAAGGCAGCATTACAccagtatagtttttttttgtagagtgtgtttgtaaaaactactttaaaattTTATAATATAACTAAGCCTagtggattaatctaaaccatgTCTGGGAAACTTCCCAATAAAGTTTAGGTCAGGTAGTCAAAGAAATGTAATTGCGATTCAgtacaaaaatgtgttttaaactaGCTAATATATTTTTAGGAGCCACAAAACCTTAATTCATTAGGGCCACTACTTCACCATCCCATTCCGTTTCTATCTGTTGCTGTCTACAACTGGTTAACTTAAATATTACAGGGTATGTATTTAATATAGTACCTTAGGGAGCTTCTTGGCAgatttatatataaacaatGTCGTGTATAGTTTACTAACTTATGAAAAGCTTTAAATAAATCACAATATAATGTTAAATCAAAATGCTTTTTCTAAATCCATACTTATTGAGAAATGTCCTACTTTCGAGTGCAATTGTtaccataaaacaaaatttcTACCCCATCCAACCCATAACACAACCTCATGTATTCTTTTTATGTGTGAACGTGTTGCTTCACACATGAACACATTTTTCATATAGCTTTGCAGTTGTGGTCTCCCTTTAGATATGCATCACTTATTTCCTTTAAGTTCACATCTGTGAAAAAAACAgagcatttttttttgctgCTATGTTTAACACCTGCAATGAGATGGTGGTCTGCTTAACCCAGCAACATTTATCTGTGGTGGTACTAAACAGAGCATAAAATCCACAGTGCTTAACATCACCATATCCAAAGCTACAGTACGGTTAAAGTTTgtctaaaaatataattaacattaaattaaaatcttTCATTACAAACCCCAaatttgtgtttatattttaatatgacTGCCCGGTTGTCTCAAAATTTCCTttgaaatgcaaaaataaacctGTAATGGAAAGTAGTGGCTACACTCAAAATCCAGCCAGGCATTTTTCTATGAACATTAACAGTCAGCAACGTGAATGCCCTTCTCAGAAAAACCACGTTTGGGGAAGCCGTCGAAATGTATTACGTCAACAAAAGTAAAGACTTCTGAAGGTCTTTATTCTAAGTTTCCTTAGTAAGGAAAGACAATGGAACGGACTGCTAGAATAAACAGTGAGTAATAAACAGGTATATGGTTAACGAGTATGGATATGTGATACGATACGGAAAAAGTAAAAGTTAATCCTCTTCTCAGAAAAGCTCACGTTTGGGAAAGCCGTTGAAATGCATTAcgtaaataaaagtaaaaactgAAGATCTTTTCTAGGTATTTTCAGTAAataaagacaatggtgcctacTGCTAGAAAAAACAGCAAGGGTAATAAATAGGTAAATGGTACCTGAGTTAAGGCAACGGTAAGAGATaagatttgaaaaatgcaagcaTGTACATTATTGCTTATTGATCTTTACCGCAATGCCTCATTATGTTGTTAAGTTACTAAGAAGTAACAAATACAGATCTTCTTTACATGATATACTGTACAAAATAAACAGCATGTCCATACTCAATAAGGTTTTGTGACCATAGAAACTAATACCAATGTatttgaaagtaaaatttgCATACAGCCTTATCTTTACTCAGTGTGGGAGTGGCTGCTTGTGGTACcggtcataaaacacaaacatgtTGAATAAAGGCAAAGGCCAATACAAACAGACTTGTAGAGATGAACTCCACTTATTGAAAGCACCACACCTCAACATGATGAAAAATAAACTCTTTTTGACCATACATGTGTTTAGTTTTACGGTTAATATTTATCCAAAAGTGAACTGGCTGCCCTAAATAAGTGGTAGAGATGATAGGCAGTGGTTTCCTGAAACTAGGCTTCTTTTATTGAGCAAAAATAATATCTTACTTCTTTCTTctaattgtttaatttttagGTTAAATCTTTGGGTGAAGTTTTCAACAgcacacttttttttacatatgtTTAACATTATTGCTATAAATGTCTTATCTTATAGAATGGCCCACCACATTCTAACAATGTGAGCAGAAATtattataacataaaaataaataacatgacTTTGTTGATGCTTTAAACAAGTTTAAGATGTTACATAAGAACAGGCAGATGTAACGTACGTTTAAGTTTGTTCCttaaaaatacaacataaaaaataggTTAAAACAAGAAGCCATTACAACTTTAGTAACTTACTTGCTCTAATTATATACGACCCAGTAACGTTAGGTCTTTACTGAGGCCTGAATGAAAATGCACTATTTAAGTTAACCTATATATGCTTGTGCAGACTTCCATACTTCGATTTATCACACACAGAAAAGTTACTGCATCTGATCTAATGCATTACAGATAGTAAACATGACGctttaaataatgtgttttatacagtctatggttcCCACCCTACAAACTTAAAACGAACGTTATGTCACACATCTATACGTCTGCtattctttaaaatatgttaaataagaTTAGCATAACAAAGTTGATAATAAACGGTGTGAAATAATCATATTTTGCAGCTTATGAATAAGATGCAAAGTTATTTTTGAGGAAACTCTGGAATGCTAGCTAGGAGGCTACACGATCTTAAAATAACGCATTCGTGTACTTTCAGGAATGTCAGTAACGCACAGGCAGATACATAACGGCAAGCGAAACctttaaaaaagcaaacataAACAGAACATTCATAAATTAAAGAGTATATTACTTACAGATTTAGCAACGGGCTGGGCTGTCCGTCACTTCCTAGGTACAGTGTACCTCTGTGTGCGTGCGTGGGAGGCGCGCTGGTGTCATATTTATGTCAAGTGGGCGTGTACTTTCCGATGGGCTCCATTTTTCCATGACTGTTAATACAGTAAACAATCTATAACTAATACAAACGTGACTCTTTCATATATGATGACTCACACGTTGTTTGGTAATAACGTCGTTACGTATTTGTTCCACCAGGTCttaaaaaatgttattaaaaataagtaaaactTCAGATTATACGTGCGTTTCCTAAGGACGagtgtgtttattttaaacaaaataataactaTTACAAAAATATGGTTTTATTCCACTAGTGCAGGGATTTTCTAAGTTTTTTGTCAGCTGATCCCCCTTGACTTGACTTAAATATGAACTTTAAGTACCACCTGAGATTTTAAGTTAATTTATCAATTATATAAAAGCACATTAGCATGTTTAacttcaaaaacatttatttttcatctgttttaaagtttttttattagaaGTATTTGACATAATTGTTGTTATCATTACCTGTTATTGGACCTTCATCTGGCAATTCAGTCAAAACGTATCTGTCCATTCTCAGTTTTCTGATATATTGTAGTGTTGTTTAATTGTCACatgacaaaatatatatttttgttagtgagtgttttatttatattcttaATTTGTAAGATtgtgtatttacattttatgaattAACTGTAATtcaatatttatataaactCACGAGCCCCATACAATTCCCTCGCGAACCACCGGGGATTCAGGAGCCAAGTAAATTACAAGTGTGGGAAACCCGGTTGTGGCTAGAGGGATACAGCAAACACCGAAATCTCGTGAAATCCTGTTCCGCAGTGAGGAACATCTCTGAAATCGCGCTTTCACGCGCATTCACTATCCTGAACATAAACCCCAGATTTAACGGGATTTAGGCCATAGCTCTATCAAATCTATCCAGAATTTCTCATCCTAATCCTACACCAACCCAAACCCAACATCTCGTGAGATTTAGGCCGCAGCTGTATCCATTCTAGCCAAAACCGGGAAACCCTGCAGTGTGAAAATAACTGTGTGGATCTAAACATGGACCTTTCGCCGAGCAGAACACGCCCTTAAACTCGACCACGCCCATGCCTGCGTAAATATGACGTTTAGGAAATTGTCTTTAGAGTTTTGGTTTCGTTATTAAAAGCTTAAAAGCTTATCACATGCATTAAGCACTCCAAATTACGGTAACTACAAGAAGTCAAGAACAGGATTTCTGGAAGCTAGTAGAATATAGCCTTCGAGCTATGGACACATCTGTACTCCACACATTGTCATTGGCTACTATTAggaattattttttatataaattacataAAATAACTGATTTAAGTTCTTTAAATACCTTATGTAATACTCTAGTCACATTACTTTTATTAATCATTAGTAAGGAAGTGTCTGCTTCATAACAACcatcatatatttaataaaacaagaCCAAATCCCTTTTTTAATATGTTAGCTGCTTTCTCTGGTGCGTTCTTAGTAATCTGATTAGGATTATACAAAAATACACCATAGAggaaataataattatttttattaaataattatttattttttatattgaatACAAATATGTTGATAATATCTGTAGATAATGTATGCCTATAATACATATTCCatgtatttcaagtatatatcataaattattttaaatcaaatttgaGGTGTAAAACTTGTGCATAAAATGAAATAACATTTCCTTAAGATTTTTAAGGATTATCAGCAGTCTCTGATATTTGTGGAGTAACATGAGCCCCTACAGATAAGACAGGAACGGCAGTGGAACTGCTTACTGACTGTTGGGTCAAGTAAACACCAAAAGTCACCTATAAGAACAAAAACAGAGAAGACCACATCAAGTACTTTACACAGtttagaaatatatattttttgacacAAAAAGAAGAAGTTTTGTTTTTACAGACCTTTCCACTTCTGCATTCAGAAAGAGACCTGAGTGGTTCCTGGGTCCTAGCTGCTGATTTCTGATCAACTCCAATCATCTGGCAACGGCCACATTTTCCAGTCACCTTAAACACAAAGAGAAGACTAATGCATCatctgtttattatttttcatattCTTGCTCTTCATGACAGTGTCTGTAAATACGTTTTTGCTTACCTTAAACTTTGTGGTTCCTATTGTCAGGTAGGACCAGTCCTCCTCTACAAATGGCTCCTGTCCTAAGATAACAATATTTGCCCGGAAACGTTGAACCAACTGTTCCATATCCAAACTCATGTCTTTACTCTCATTTTCCTGTCTAAACATGCCAAATTTATTGAAACATGCAGAAAGAAATTATGctatacacaaacacatatcaCACTTTGGCAGCATCAATGGTTATAGCGTCAAAAGTATCACTTTATTGCAGAATGCACTGTTTTGTTAATCTGCAGTGTCCTTGGAATAAACTATACCTGTTGTCAATGTGTTGTTGTAAAACAGACACACTAGCTCTGTTAATGAGAAGAAACTGAGCCTCATTCACCAGAGAGAGAGCGGTGAGGCAACAATCCCCTGCTGGGGAGAGAAGCATCATTGAAGTTAAATGACTTCCTATTAGAGAGTAGTAATGGAGTTATAGAAATTAATGAGACAAGCATTACAGTAATAGTACAGAGTGTGGATAGCACAGCTCAGATAATTCGGTTTTGTGCGGATTtgatgaaaaataataaattgtctGACTTTTGATTGCAGACCACTGGGGAAAATCTGAGAAGCAATCTCAATTGGTTCTCCATTATAGGACAAAGAGTTAGGAAAAATCTTATGGTAAAATAAAGAGAacgaaaaataaatatagatggACATTAAAATTTGCCAAAATAACAAAGCTGGTGTGGCCTATACTGACAGAATAGGCTACTGTAAATGTGAATGCAGATGGGTTTTGTTGGAtgacatatacagtacagttaAAATGCTCTAGCCTATATCAGGACTACTGTTACCTTTCTGTCTGCCAATTTTCATTTCACGCAGGACATCAGGACTCTGCCTTAAAAGACGACAAGGTTTTCCAAGGAACTCAGAAAGCCATGCTGAAACTTCCTCCCCACAATCCACTGACTGTACACTACACCAAAAGAGATTAAACATTCAGTACataatgtgcttaaaaaaacttacatttgtttaaaggtcacctaatatgagaaatttacttttatttgttgtttgaaCATAATTGTGTGTCACCTGTGTTTGTTAAAAAATCTGCCAGTCTTATAAGACAAGCTGTAGGCACTTTCTGAGCAAACTTGAATCATTTTGTgcaagccccgcccacaaccaTGCAAAGACCACAGTTATGTCATTTCTATTTTAAATcctcttttaataatttattacagcaCATTCATTATGAATAATGAAGTAaggtaattattttattaaaagctGTGAATATATTCGTAACAGTAAACGAGGAGGGAagcaggagttaatttacataTAAAGAGAcgcacacaaaaacagcactcaAAAATGAGTCTTTTCAACATGGTGTAATAAATGATTCACAAGATATTTGGACCTGAAACTTTACAGGCACATTCTGGAGACTAATATTATTAACTCTATCTCCACCATTGACGaattatctcatcaattaagagaaaactttTCCCTGCCAAATAACgagtttttacagcaatccatatttccgcttacccaaaacactgaagcatccactgatccaaaaagcagttaaactctgtgtatgttttgaacatcattctgaatctgatctctaacaaaagttttacttcataaaaatgcaattatttcacaaattttggtatttttgaagaaacccacCCAAATTTGAGGGGCGATAAAAAGCGAACAAATAAAgtagggtctgttcttttatttgatatattgtaaaGAAGAAAATCTTCTGAGggattaaacttttgtttaatttttggAAGCATTAAACTAGTGATGGGGACGAGACCACCTTTGCCAAGTcctttgaagggtcgagaccgaCTAGAGACCGAGTCTGTTGGTTTTAAAAAAGAGTCGAGTCTAAGTCAAGACGAGTCTTTGAGGAAGTCCGAGTCGAGACCGACTCTTTTaggagtcgagaccgagtcaagaccaagaccataaaacatgtcagttttcatattcatgttttaatatcaccccagttaataatcaacagtaaggcctacagactaagctagattgggaattgtttagaggagcagtcttaacgtcttaatatggactatgcttttactatcattaaaaaaatccctaccacatgcatcatcttctgcctatttttctagagataGAGATAAATAAACGACTCTGATGGCAGTACCTTAgcattgcaccatgggatgtcattttcaaataatgcccaTCAAcatcaacattgcattttattattattgttatgtgttgtgtgttttttatatgaacataaaaaatgcaCTGGGACGttgcataaaactttaagactagtcttaaaagttggtcatgattttttttcttcaagactgatcataaccgttttaagtatgttacatagaaaggtggattggtctaatttaaatccaaataataagactgaaTAGCCCTAACTTATTGCTAGTTAGTTAGAATCATTCTTAAGACTATGGcacggctatgtttatgcaaacGGCCACAGTGAACATAAAAAATGCactgtggccggttgcatatgacattaagactgcgtcttaagaaTTATTCTaactaactagcaattagttagggctattcagtcttattatttggatttaaattagaccaatccACCTTTCTATGTAACACACTTAAAACggttatgatcagtcttgaagaaaaaaattcatgactaacttttaagactagtcttaaagttttatgcaaccggccactgcTGGTCTTAAGGACTCGGTCTGAAATAACGAGTCCTTCTCCTCTCACTGTGGTCCGTGACCGAGTCAAGAGCGGGTCTTTGAAGGAACGAGTCTGAGACGAGTCCGAGAAAGCAGAAACCGGTCTTGAATCCAAGACTGAACTCCATTTCACTACattaaacatttgtgaaaatcataaaaaatgctggcgctgtggctggcaacttaaaaaaaagctggtagggaaagagttaaaaaaaagaaaaatacaattTTAGGTGACCTTTTAAGTATGTTTGTCAgatgttaaattattttctaaTTAATATGATTATatgaaattttataaaaatatacacattGTATCTTCATACCTGTCACCACAAACCTTGGTGTGGGATGCTCTTACACCTGTATACTTTATACTGGCATCTAAGGGAACAGTGACTGGTTTCATTCCTGTTATGGGTGataatacattattattatttaacacaAATTCTTTTGTGCCTTTTCATTGTAACCTCAtactaaataataaataaaataacagcatGACAACACAGTCCAAAAACAGTAACACATTTTCATTGTTAGCATTACTCAAAAATACATGTATAAACAAATAACCTTACCTCATGATATTTATTTAGTAAttctttttaaaaagcattagcAACATACTTTACATTTGGTAGATGCTTCTATCTAAAGCAACTAGCACTGCATTcaattgtttatgttttatCAGTTGTGTTCGAGGAATTAAATGATGTTAGTGTTGTACTCTTAAGCCACAGGAACAGCTCTGTGCAGAAAATATCTGACCTGAGACCTTTAGCTGCAGCGTATTAGAGGTCAGACAGATAACAGGTTGGATGAGACACAGTTTAGGCTCTCTTTTCTGGCTCAGACACACTCCATTCTCATTCACAACCATCCATAAACGGTCATACAGCAAACCCTGGGGTCCCAGTGGCCACTCTGCCACCTGTTACATCAATCACAATAACCAAAAAAAGTACTTGACACGTTAACTGCCATCATTATATTAAAGTGCTTTTCATTCTTTGGATTTAGGCATCATACAAATGTTTCATACCTCAAATGAAGCACATGATTTGACAGGATAGATGAAAAGATTAGTTAGTGTATGGGTACTGCCATTGTTCTTTCTCTCTTTGGACACATGCTCTTCAGATGGTGCTTCTCTGATAACTTGCCCATTCTCATGTCCTATTTGCCCATTTATTACTGGTGTTGGATGAAAGGATGCTGATGGATTCACCGGTGCTGATGTCATCAGCCTTCCCAGTCTCTTTTGGTCCAACGTTAATGGTTTATACACAAAACAGTTCACAATAAACCGAAGAAAGTTCTGACAATCCTCAAAACTAGACATGTAGCCAAAAGACACACGGATGGACCCTGTGGGACGTCCCTCGACCAGATCAATGTTGTCTCCACAGACGTGACCAGCCTTAAAAAGGGCCAAAGAGAacaatctatctatctgtaaATCCTAGACCAACCTAGACAGGATTTTTAATAGGCTTTCATCAAAGTTTTATTGACAACTTTGTAGTTGTAGTtacaaataaaacagtttttaccCTCACTTACCTGTAAGTTAGTCTTCACGTCTTGGTTGCTGATACCCAGATAATATTGACAAGCTCCTGTGTTGCAGAAACAGCCTGTGCGAATATGAATGTTGAAAAGACTGGCCATTTTGTCCACCTGATGCAAAATAAAAGCACATctaattttcataaaatagCTGCAGTACATACTGCTGGaaattatttgacattttataataataataatgataattattaaaaataatgatttacacacaaaaaaaaaatgctgggttattttccaCCTATAGCGTTGGATCACTGGGTTCTAATTT
It encodes the following:
- the mocos gene encoding molybdenum cofactor sulfurase isoform X2 → METLQDLCSFERFNAFWKHYGYGIDQQELIDREFKRIKGITYLDHAGTTLFPESLIKGFYEDIARNVYGNPHSHNPSSRLTHDTVESVRYRILEHFNTTPEEYSVIFTSGCTAALKLVADSFPWKSASIDGPGSQFCYLTDNHTSVVGIRGAAALRGVTVVPIQPHEVEAIIKKSTNEEQMSSTPHLFCYPAQSNFSGKKYPLRYVKGIQSQQLYPACEHGGRWFVLLDAACFVSCSHLDLRKYPADFVPISFYKIFGFPTGLGALLVRNETAEILRKSYFGGGTAAAYLMDENYFVPRPNVDSRFEDGTISFLDIISLHHGFETLQKLTGSMLNIQLHTFGLARYTYTVLSCLCHSNGKPVAQIHCDNEFQNMAEQGAILNFILLDCHGRTVGFSQVDKMASLFNIHIRTGCFCNTGACQYYLGISNQDVKTNLQAGHVCGDNIDLVEGRPTGSIRVSFGYMSSFEDCQNFLRFIVNCFVYKPLTLDQKRLGRLMTSAPVNPSASFHPTPVINGQIGHENGQVIREAPSEEHVSKERKNNGSTHTLTNLFIYPVKSCASFEVAEWPLGPQGLLYDRLWMVVNENGVCLSQKREPKLCLIQPVICLTSNTLQLKVSGMKPVTVPLDASIKYTGVRASHTKVCGDSVQSVDCGEEVSAWLSEFLGKPCRLLRQSPDVLREMKIGRQKGDCCLTALSLVNEAQFLLINRASVSVLQQHIDNRQENESKDMSLDMEQLVQRFRANIVILGQEPFVEEDWSYLTIGTTKFKVTGKCGRCQMIGVDQKSAARTQEPLRSLSECRSGKVTFGVYLTQQSVSSSTAVPVLSVGAHVTPQISETADNP
- the mocos gene encoding molybdenum cofactor sulfurase isoform X1 encodes the protein METLQDLCSFERFNAFWKHYGYGIDQQELIDREFKRIKGITYLDHAGTTLFPESLIKGFYEDIARNVYGNPHSHNPSSRLTHDTVESVRYRILEHFNTTPEEYSVIFTSGCTAALKLVADSFPWKSASIDGPGSQFCYLTDNHTSVVGIRGAAALRGVTVVPIQPHEVEAIIKKSTNEEQMSSTPHLFCYPAQSNFSGKKYPLRYVKGIQSQQLYPACEHGGRWFVLLDAACFVSCSHLDLRKYPADFVPISFYKIFGFPTGLGALLVRNETAEILRKSYFGGGTAAAYLMDENYFVPRPNVDSRFEDGTISFLDIISLHHGFETLQKLTGSMLNIQLHTFGLARYTYTVLSCLCHSNGKPVAQIHCDNEFQNMAEQGAILNFILLDCHGRTVGFSQVDKMASLFNIHIRTGCFCNTGACQYYLGISNQDVKTNLQAGHVCGDNIDLVEGRPTGSIRVSFGYMSSFEDCQNFLRFIVNCFVYKPLTLDQKRLGRLMTSAPVNPSASFHPTPVINGQIGHENGQVIREAPSEEHVSKERKNNGSTHTLTNLFIYPVKSCASFEVAEWPLGPQGLLYDRLWMVVNENGVCLSQKREPKLCLIQPVICLTSNTLQLKVSGMKPVTVPLDASIKYTGVRASHTKVCGDSVQSVDCGEEVSAWLSEFLGKPCRLLRQSPDVLREMKIGRQKAGDCCLTALSLVNEAQFLLINRASVSVLQQHIDNRQENESKDMSLDMEQLVQRFRANIVILGQEPFVEEDWSYLTIGTTKFKVTGKCGRCQMIGVDQKSAARTQEPLRSLSECRSGKVTFGVYLTQQSVSSSTAVPVLSVGAHVTPQISETADNP